The following proteins are co-located in the Acidobacteriota bacterium genome:
- the nrdR gene encoding transcriptional regulator NrdR, translated as MKCPFCSANRDRVVDSRESRDGDTIRRRRECLECARRFTSYEQIEDIPYRVVKSDGTRQDFSRQKLLAGLFKACEKRPVSSRSLEEIADRAESMLHVKEDREISTQELGAFIMESLKGLDQVAYVRFASVYRRFEDIDAFMDVLKGLVGNQEDIKSLS; from the coding sequence ATGAAGTGCCCTTTCTGCTCGGCCAACCGAGATCGCGTGGTCGATTCCCGCGAGAGCCGCGATGGCGACACCATTCGCCGACGCCGCGAGTGCCTCGAATGTGCCCGCCGCTTCACCTCCTACGAGCAGATCGAGGACATTCCCTACCGCGTCGTCAAAAGCGACGGCACGCGCCAGGACTTCAGCCGTCAGAAGCTCCTCGCCGGGCTCTTCAAGGCGTGCGAAAAGCGTCCGGTGTCGTCCCGCAGCCTGGAAGAGATCGCCGACCGAGCCGAATCCATGCTGCACGTCAAAGAAGACCGCGAGATTTCCACCCAGGAGCTCGGCGCCTTCATCATGGAGAGCCTCAAGGGCCTCGATCAGGTGGCCTACGTCCGCTTCGCCTCGGTGTATCGCCGCTTCGAGGACATCGACGCCTTCATGGATGTGCTCAAAGGGCTGGTCGGCAATCAGGAAGACATCAAGTCTTTATCCTGA
- the lon gene encoding endopeptidase La: MRPKAKAEIVPDVLPVLPLKDTVVFPYIIVPLSISQDASVEAVDRALASGDRMVMLVSQLGEDLESPGPEDLHTIGTVAVIMRMLKLPDGRIRILVQGHSRARVEHLSQTEPFLQAQISTMPESEPELEPLELEALMRSVKENLDRASALGKNISPEVMVIAANLEQPGRLSDLAASNLELPAQEAQEVLETFDPLERLGKVSGLLAREIQVLTMQHEISNQARGEMDRSQRDYFLRQQLKAIQDELGEGDELRDEINNYRQLAREKAIPEEALEELERQIRRLEKSHPESAETSIIRTYLDWMTALPWNHSSTDRLDLGIAQRVLDEDHFGLAKIKERILEYLAVRKLKDDARGPLLCFVGPPGVGKTSLGRSIARALDRQFFRLSLGGVRDEAEIRGHRRTYVGALPGRILQGLRQAGTANPVFMLDEIDKLGADYRGDPSSALLEVLDPEQNSGFVDHYLGVPYDLSKVLFIATANLLEPIQPAFLDRMEVLRLSGYTAAEKLEIAQRHLIPKQMVENGLETDDVDLTADAVERMIRDYTREAGLRNLERSLAGVFRKVAVGVARKLEADEERGEPRVIEAGELEELLGPPSHHGEELMATDRVGVATGLAWTATGGDLMFIEAIAVPGKGKLLLTGQLGSVMQESAQAALSFARSFAAEDRRADADFFSHHDIHIHAPAGSIPKDGPSAGITIATAVISVLTGRPVDRRVAMTGEITLRGDIMPIGGLKEKVMAAKIAGVTTVVVPKLNQRDLAEVPEKLQKGIEFRFVDSMAEVLDQTLAARRKRR; encoded by the coding sequence TTGAGGCCCAAGGCGAAAGCAGAAATCGTTCCGGACGTGCTGCCGGTCCTACCGCTCAAGGACACGGTGGTGTTTCCGTACATCATCGTTCCCCTGTCGATCAGTCAGGACGCCAGCGTCGAGGCGGTCGATCGCGCGCTCGCCTCCGGCGACCGTATGGTGATGCTGGTTTCCCAGCTCGGAGAGGATTTGGAGAGCCCGGGCCCCGAGGACCTCCACACCATCGGCACGGTGGCGGTGATCATGCGCATGCTCAAGCTGCCGGACGGCCGCATCCGGATCCTGGTGCAGGGCCATAGCCGCGCTCGCGTCGAGCACCTCAGTCAGACCGAGCCTTTCCTGCAGGCGCAGATCTCCACGATGCCGGAGAGCGAGCCCGAGCTCGAGCCCCTGGAGCTCGAGGCCTTGATGCGCAGCGTCAAAGAGAACCTCGATCGCGCCTCCGCCCTGGGCAAGAATATTTCGCCGGAAGTGATGGTGATCGCCGCCAACCTCGAGCAGCCGGGCCGGCTGAGCGACCTGGCGGCGAGCAACCTCGAGCTACCGGCCCAGGAAGCCCAAGAGGTTCTCGAAACCTTCGATCCCCTGGAACGCCTCGGCAAGGTCAGCGGCCTGCTGGCGCGGGAAATCCAGGTGCTGACCATGCAGCACGAGATTTCCAACCAGGCGCGCGGCGAAATGGACCGCAGCCAGCGCGACTACTTCCTGCGTCAGCAGCTCAAGGCGATTCAGGACGAGCTCGGCGAAGGCGATGAGCTGCGCGACGAGATCAACAACTACCGCCAGTTGGCGCGCGAGAAGGCAATCCCGGAGGAAGCTCTCGAGGAGCTCGAGCGCCAGATCCGGCGGCTCGAGAAGAGTCACCCGGAGAGCGCTGAAACCTCGATCATCCGCACTTACCTCGACTGGATGACGGCATTGCCCTGGAACCACTCGAGCACCGACCGCCTCGACCTCGGCATTGCCCAGCGGGTGCTCGACGAGGATCATTTCGGGCTCGCCAAGATCAAGGAGAGGATCCTCGAGTATCTGGCAGTGCGCAAGCTGAAGGACGACGCACGCGGACCTCTGTTGTGCTTCGTCGGTCCTCCAGGGGTCGGCAAGACCTCCCTCGGACGCTCCATCGCCCGCGCTCTCGATCGTCAGTTCTTCCGCCTGTCGCTGGGCGGAGTTCGCGACGAGGCGGAGATCCGCGGTCACCGCAGAACCTACGTCGGCGCCCTTCCGGGGCGCATTCTGCAAGGACTGAGGCAAGCCGGGACGGCCAACCCGGTCTTCATGCTCGACGAGATCGACAAGCTCGGGGCCGACTACCGAGGCGACCCGTCGTCGGCTCTTCTCGAAGTGCTCGATCCGGAGCAGAACTCGGGCTTCGTCGACCACTACCTGGGGGTTCCCTACGACCTCTCGAAGGTCCTCTTCATCGCTACAGCCAACCTCCTCGAGCCGATTCAGCCAGCCTTTCTCGATCGCATGGAGGTCCTTCGCCTGTCAGGCTACACGGCGGCGGAAAAGCTGGAGATCGCTCAGCGCCACCTGATTCCCAAGCAAATGGTCGAGAACGGCCTGGAGACGGACGATGTCGATCTCACCGCCGACGCCGTCGAGCGCATGATCCGCGACTACACGCGCGAAGCCGGACTGCGCAACCTCGAGCGCAGTCTCGCCGGGGTCTTCCGCAAGGTGGCGGTCGGAGTGGCGCGCAAGCTCGAAGCCGACGAAGAGCGCGGCGAGCCCCGGGTGATCGAGGCCGGCGAGCTCGAGGAGCTCCTCGGCCCTCCCAGCCATCACGGCGAGGAGTTGATGGCGACGGATCGCGTCGGCGTCGCCACCGGCCTCGCCTGGACCGCCACCGGCGGCGACCTGATGTTCATCGAAGCCATCGCCGTGCCGGGCAAGGGCAAGCTCTTGCTCACCGGCCAGCTCGGCAGCGTCATGCAGGAGTCGGCCCAGGCCGCCCTTTCCTTTGCCCGCTCCTTTGCAGCCGAAGACCGCCGCGCCGATGCCGACTTCTTCTCCCACCACGACATCCACATCCACGCTCCGGCGGGCTCGATTCCGAAAGACGGTCCCTCCGCTGGAATCACCATTGCGACGGCGGTGATCTCGGTGCTCACCGGACGCCCGGTCGACCGGCGGGTCGCGATGACCGGCGAGATCACTCTGCGCGGCGACATCATGCCGATCGGTGGTTTGAAAGAAAAAGTGATGGCGGCCAAGATCGCCGGCGTGACCACCGTGGTGGTACCAAAGCTCAACCAGCGGGATCTCGCCGAAGTGCCCGAGAAACTGCAGAAGGGCATCGAGTTTCGATTCGTCGATTCGATGGCCGAAGTTCTCGATCAGACCCTGGCGGCGCGCCGCAAGCGTCGCTGA
- the thiL gene encoding thiamine-phosphate kinase, whose product MAANEDRLLRWLRRRLDGGPEHPRPGDDGAVLPAGPESTVSVDSQIAGVHFPPDLDPRLLGQRLTAVNLSDLAAMGAEPRYAFVTVAAPRDFDHRRFFTGLLAACERYGLVLAGGDLAHQPDRVITTMTVTGERRGKWLERANGRAGDRLWLGGSVGESALGRKLIETGGWLAPRSCRLPTDLQLSRSEAAAAKRAIRRHLQPTPQLDLGRALAAMPFPIAAIDLSDGLLLDLERLCRESRVGAEIDISRIPLAASSDRLAAKLDLDEVELALGGGEDYVLLFTLPAGATPPRKFRCSPIGRLIARRGLFRKGEKGPRPLTAVGWDHL is encoded by the coding sequence ATGGCGGCGAACGAAGATCGCCTGCTGCGCTGGCTGCGGCGCCGCCTCGACGGCGGCCCGGAGCATCCCCGTCCGGGAGACGATGGCGCGGTGCTGCCGGCGGGCCCGGAGTCCACCGTCAGCGTCGACAGCCAGATCGCCGGGGTTCACTTCCCGCCGGACCTCGACCCGCGCCTCCTCGGCCAGCGCCTGACCGCCGTCAACCTCTCGGACCTGGCGGCCATGGGCGCCGAGCCACGCTATGCCTTCGTCACCGTGGCGGCGCCCCGTGATTTCGATCACCGGCGCTTTTTCACCGGACTTCTGGCAGCCTGTGAGCGTTACGGTCTGGTGCTCGCCGGCGGCGATCTGGCGCACCAGCCGGACCGTGTGATCACCACCATGACCGTGACCGGCGAACGGCGAGGAAAATGGCTCGAGCGCGCCAACGGTCGCGCCGGAGACCGACTCTGGCTGGGAGGCTCGGTTGGCGAATCGGCCCTCGGTCGCAAGCTGATCGAGACCGGCGGCTGGCTCGCGCCTCGCTCCTGTCGTCTGCCGACGGACTTGCAGCTCTCCCGCAGCGAAGCGGCCGCCGCCAAACGAGCTATCCGGCGCCACCTACAGCCAACCCCTCAGCTCGATCTGGGAAGAGCTCTCGCCGCGATGCCCTTTCCAATCGCGGCCATCGATCTCTCCGATGGCCTTTTGCTCGATCTCGAACGTCTGTGCCGAGAGAGCCGTGTCGGAGCCGAGATCGACATCTCGCGGATTCCCTTGGCGGCCAGCAGCGATCGCCTCGCCGCCAAGCTCGATCTCGACGAAGTCGAGCTCGCCTTGGGTGGCGGAGAGGACTATGTTCTTTTGTTCACTCTGCCTGCCGGCGCCACCCCGCCGCGGAAATTTCGCTGTTCACCGATCGGACGATTGATCGCTCGCCGCGGGCTATTTCGAAAGGGCGAGAAGGGCCCTCGGCCCTTGACCGCCGTCGGTTGGGATCATCTTTGA
- a CDS encoding MerR family transcriptional regulator, with the protein MANAKLLTLSEVSRRTKISMPTLQRYKKEFQDRIPSEGEGRKQRYPIKALEVFKAIKKENVGKRGRPRKAAAAAKPKAPKASRRGRRTTAAKSQAAPAKAETLMTLTQASKETGISYPTLVRYTKVFASQIPHEGTGRKRRYPAAALDVFRKLRSESDSRRGRRGPQKAKAAPAKRKAAPRKAAAASEGDLVKRIQALESSQASLEKQVRALIKQNMKPLKVTIQRV; encoded by the coding sequence ATGGCAAACGCCAAGTTGTTGACCCTGTCCGAAGTCTCGAGGCGGACAAAGATCTCGATGCCCACGTTGCAGCGGTACAAAAAAGAATTCCAAGATCGCATCCCTTCGGAGGGCGAGGGCCGGAAGCAGCGATATCCGATCAAGGCCCTGGAGGTCTTCAAGGCGATCAAGAAAGAGAACGTTGGCAAGCGTGGTCGGCCCCGCAAGGCGGCCGCCGCAGCGAAGCCGAAGGCCCCCAAGGCGAGTCGCCGCGGTCGGCGCACGACGGCTGCGAAGAGTCAAGCGGCGCCGGCAAAGGCGGAGACCTTGATGACCCTGACCCAGGCATCCAAAGAGACCGGTATTTCTTACCCGACTCTGGTGCGCTACACCAAGGTCTTTGCCAGCCAGATCCCGCACGAGGGGACGGGGCGTAAGCGGCGTTATCCGGCTGCGGCGTTGGATGTGTTTCGCAAGCTGCGTTCGGAGAGCGATTCCCGCCGCGGTCGTCGCGGGCCTCAGAAGGCGAAGGCGGCTCCGGCCAAGCGCAAGGCTGCTCCGCGCAAGGCCGCGGCGGCGAGCGAAGGCGATCTGGTAAAGCGAATTCAGGCGCTCGAGAGCTCGCAGGCGAGTCTCGAGAAGCAGGTTCGTGCCTTGATCAAACAAAACATGAAGCCGCTCAAGGTGACGATCCAGCGGGTTTGA
- a CDS encoding redoxin domain-containing protein: MSIQVGQTAPDFSLVRNPGENPVSLSDFGGQKNVVLLFFPLAWSSVCTAELCSTRDSYQQYGDLDAEVVGISVDSPFALQAWSREQSFPFPLLSDFNKDVSKSYGALFEDLMGFRGVSKRAAFVIDKSGVVRYAEVLESAGDQPNFDAIREVLGQLS, translated from the coding sequence ATGTCGATTCAAGTCGGCCAAACTGCCCCGGACTTCTCTCTGGTTCGCAACCCTGGTGAAAATCCCGTCAGCCTGTCCGATTTCGGCGGTCAGAAAAATGTCGTGTTGCTCTTCTTCCCCCTCGCATGGAGCTCCGTCTGCACCGCCGAATTGTGCTCGACTCGCGACAGCTATCAGCAGTACGGGGACCTCGATGCCGAGGTCGTGGGAATCAGCGTCGACAGCCCCTTCGCGCTCCAGGCCTGGTCGCGGGAGCAGTCCTTCCCGTTCCCGCTGCTGTCCGACTTCAACAAGGACGTCTCGAAGTCTTACGGTGCCCTCTTTGAAGACCTGATGGGCTTTCGTGGCGTTTCGAAGCGGGCCGCCTTCGTGATCGACAAGAGCGGTGTGGTGCGCTATGCAGAGGTTCTCGAGAGTGCCGGGGATCAGCCGAACTTCGATGCCATTCGAGAGGTGCTCGGTCAACTTTCGTGA
- a CDS encoding GAF domain-containing protein, protein MSSRYDQAQQEISALLEGIDDAVAIMATVASVIHSHVPQASWTGFYRVVAPGKLRVGPYQGPVGCLEIDFEKGVCGAAAREQKTQVVADVHQFPGHIACDPDSRSEIVVPIHDHQGELIAVLDLDSHQPAAFDEHDRNGLEAIARQLRPLLT, encoded by the coding sequence ATGAGTAGCCGCTACGATCAAGCCCAGCAGGAAATCTCGGCCCTCCTCGAGGGTATCGACGATGCCGTCGCCATCATGGCAACGGTCGCCTCCGTCATTCACTCACACGTCCCGCAGGCGAGCTGGACGGGTTTCTATCGCGTCGTCGCGCCGGGCAAGCTCCGGGTCGGCCCGTACCAGGGGCCGGTGGGCTGTCTGGAAATCGACTTCGAGAAGGGCGTCTGCGGCGCCGCGGCCCGCGAGCAGAAGACCCAAGTGGTGGCCGACGTGCATCAGTTTCCCGGCCACATCGCCTGCGATCCCGACTCCCGCTCCGAAATCGTGGTTCCGATTCACGATCACCAGGGCGAGCTGATCGCCGTTCTCGACCTCGATTCTCACCAGCCGGCGGCCTTCGACGAGCACGATCGCAACGGCCTCGAAGCGATCGCCCGCCAGCTCAGGCCCTTGCTGACCTGA
- a CDS encoding sigma 54-interacting transcriptional regulator, with translation MAVLLQAAALLALLERCGGRIVAPWQGAKVASGALLRGVSVASGRSSRLPQDLLRLLLGRLFGGVEVAGRGEARRVARALLEHWNLGLIPISVDRAVEQILDQARFLWQESFAEARLALAGEGPAGEVLLAGPAGWRHAVARVGPDYSAVARCLRGAQAAKLWSERATGGRLGRLERARRWLANGRFERAVGEVKGVAGVAAVTLRLQGQYLLGQLGPARRTLGKLDPGELTAAEAVEIAPWAQRILIGRGDPEGAREWVDAALRRARRGKRESRARAHLLAAWEAWDHGDLKQMDRALEGARWLRDEATDGWRWWQADGLRRLSEGRPEAAVISLEQGLKGRRSLRRFEAAALWNDLGVARGETGDLAGAERAFLHALRLYRGCDGPRAVTLGLSNLAEIRLRRGRLAGVEAVIERSLLENRRSGNVRGLAFDTGLAARLELARGRPAAALEMCRSARDDLQRRGLEGQDELMRLLAGRALGWLGRPDEAREELSGLGPAALGQIEPEERPALWALAGDREKAAAEIGESRLWRLLLGGEEVAPEVWRELEGLEPLRAARWVFDLELLFPGRSPARWRRRALSTLRRVGAGLLAEQLEGREEGPWAAIVRFLRAESTTPAAAARLLEEAGYSDARVVWTAGSELCVIQDGRGGPEGLEASAGGGELSLYVPQLDAVLEAFFWLIARNLEVPSTPRAAAAGGIVGESPALLQALERLKRLAPEDLPVLIRGESGTGKELFARRLHDLSRRQDEAFLAVNCSVLTGSLLLSDLFGHVRGAFTGADRDRKGVFETADRGTVFLDEIADLPGDAQGMLLRVLQEGEVRPVGSAESRRVDVRVVAASHRDLAEMALQGAFRHDLFYRLRGAAVELPALRQRGDDILLLADSILAGRGRLSAAARRAMLAHRWPGNVRELENSLKAALALSGGRVIEPRHLELLEQPVSADEDYHRAVEGFRRQLVESALERADGNRAAAARQLGLTRQALSYLVKKLDLRL, from the coding sequence TTGGCTGTTCTCCTTCAGGCAGCGGCTCTGCTCGCCCTGCTGGAGCGCTGCGGTGGTCGCATCGTGGCGCCCTGGCAGGGTGCCAAAGTCGCCTCCGGTGCTCTCCTGCGCGGCGTTTCCGTGGCCTCCGGGCGCTCCTCTCGGTTGCCCCAGGATCTGCTGCGACTGCTCCTCGGTCGACTCTTCGGTGGCGTCGAAGTGGCCGGCCGGGGTGAGGCGCGGCGAGTGGCTCGGGCTCTGCTCGAGCACTGGAACCTCGGCCTGATTCCGATCTCCGTCGATCGCGCCGTCGAGCAAATCCTCGACCAGGCGCGGTTCCTCTGGCAGGAGTCCTTCGCCGAGGCTCGCCTGGCGCTGGCCGGCGAGGGTCCGGCGGGGGAGGTCCTGTTGGCCGGTCCGGCGGGCTGGCGTCACGCCGTGGCGAGGGTCGGACCGGACTACTCGGCGGTCGCCCGCTGTCTGCGCGGGGCCCAGGCCGCCAAGCTGTGGAGTGAACGCGCTACCGGAGGGCGCCTCGGACGCCTCGAAAGGGCCCGCCGCTGGCTCGCCAACGGTCGCTTCGAGCGGGCGGTCGGAGAGGTCAAGGGGGTTGCTGGCGTGGCCGCGGTCACCCTCCGCTTGCAGGGGCAGTACCTGCTGGGCCAGCTCGGTCCGGCGCGGCGGACCCTGGGAAAGCTCGATCCTGGCGAGTTGACGGCGGCGGAGGCGGTCGAGATCGCCCCCTGGGCGCAGCGCATCCTGATCGGCCGGGGCGATCCCGAGGGAGCCCGGGAGTGGGTCGATGCGGCTTTGCGGCGGGCGCGCCGAGGCAAGCGCGAGAGCCGCGCCCGGGCCCACCTGCTGGCCGCCTGGGAGGCCTGGGACCACGGCGATCTGAAGCAGATGGATCGGGCCCTCGAGGGAGCCCGCTGGTTGCGCGACGAGGCAACGGACGGCTGGCGCTGGTGGCAGGCCGACGGGCTGCGCCGGCTGTCCGAGGGCCGCCCCGAGGCGGCCGTCATCAGCCTCGAGCAGGGGCTCAAGGGGCGACGCTCGCTGCGGCGCTTCGAGGCGGCGGCGCTGTGGAACGACCTCGGCGTGGCGCGCGGCGAGACCGGCGATCTGGCCGGCGCCGAACGGGCCTTTCTGCACGCCTTGCGCCTTTATCGCGGCTGTGATGGCCCGCGGGCGGTGACCCTCGGTCTTTCGAATCTCGCCGAGATTCGCCTCCGCCGTGGACGCCTGGCCGGTGTCGAAGCGGTGATCGAACGATCGCTGCTCGAAAACCGGCGCTCGGGAAACGTCCGCGGCCTGGCCTTCGATACCGGCCTGGCGGCGCGCCTCGAGCTGGCGCGCGGCCGGCCGGCGGCGGCCCTCGAGATGTGTCGCTCGGCGCGCGATGATCTGCAGCGGCGGGGTCTCGAGGGTCAGGACGAGTTGATGCGGCTGCTCGCCGGCCGGGCGCTCGGTTGGCTCGGTCGGCCCGATGAGGCCCGCGAGGAACTCAGCGGTCTGGGGCCGGCGGCCCTGGGGCAGATCGAGCCCGAGGAGCGACCGGCTCTGTGGGCCTTGGCGGGCGATCGCGAGAAGGCCGCGGCCGAGATCGGCGAGAGCCGCCTGTGGCGACTGCTGCTCGGGGGAGAAGAAGTTGCGCCAGAGGTCTGGCGTGAGCTCGAAGGCCTCGAGCCGCTGCGCGCCGCGCGCTGGGTCTTCGATCTCGAGCTGTTGTTCCCAGGGCGCTCCCCGGCGCGCTGGCGGCGCCGCGCCTTGTCGACCCTGCGGCGGGTCGGCGCCGGCCTGCTGGCGGAACAGCTGGAGGGCCGTGAGGAAGGGCCCTGGGCCGCCATCGTACGGTTTCTGCGCGCCGAGTCGACGACCCCCGCCGCCGCCGCGCGACTACTCGAGGAGGCCGGTTACAGCGACGCGCGGGTGGTGTGGACCGCCGGTTCCGAGCTGTGCGTGATCCAGGATGGACGCGGCGGCCCGGAAGGTCTCGAGGCGTCCGCCGGCGGCGGTGAGCTCAGCCTCTATGTACCCCAGCTCGATGCCGTCCTCGAGGCTTTCTTCTGGCTGATCGCGCGAAATCTCGAGGTGCCCAGCACTCCCCGAGCCGCTGCGGCCGGGGGGATCGTGGGAGAAAGTCCAGCCCTGCTCCAGGCCCTCGAGCGCTTGAAGCGCCTGGCGCCGGAAGATCTGCCGGTGCTCATCCGTGGCGAGAGCGGCACCGGCAAAGAGCTGTTCGCTCGCCGGCTTCACGACCTCAGTCGTCGCCAGGACGAGGCCTTTCTGGCGGTCAATTGCTCGGTGTTGACCGGATCCCTGTTGCTTTCGGACCTCTTCGGTCATGTCCGCGGCGCCTTTACGGGGGCCGACCGGGACCGCAAAGGGGTCTTCGAGACCGCCGACCGTGGCACGGTCTTTCTGGATGAGATCGCGGATCTACCGGGCGATGCTCAGGGCATGTTGCTGCGGGTCTTGCAGGAAGGAGAGGTGCGCCCCGTCGGCTCGGCCGAATCGAGGCGGGTGGACGTTCGGGTGGTGGCGGCGAGCCATCGCGACCTCGCCGAGATGGCACTCCAGGGAGCCTTTCGACACGACCTGTTCTACCGTCTGCGCGGCGCCGCCGTCGAGCTGCCCGCCCTGCGCCAGCGGGGCGACGACATCTTGCTGCTCGCCGACAGCATTCTGGCGGGTCGTGGACGATTGAGCGCGGCGGCTCGTCGAGCCATGCTGGCGCACCGCTGGCCCGGTAATGTGCGCGAGCTCGAGAACTCGCTCAAGGCGGCCCTGGCGTTGAGTGGCGGGCGGGTGATCGAGCCTCGACATCTCGAGCTCCTAGAGCAGCCGGTCAGCGCTGACGAGGACTATCACCGAGCGGTCGAGGGGTTCCGTCGTCAGCTGGTGGAGTCGGCCCTCGAGCGCGCCGACGGCAATCGCGCGGCGGCGGCTCGTCAGCTCGGACTCACTCGCCAGGCCTTGTCCTATCTGGTCAAGAAGCTCGATCTCCGTCTCTGA
- the aroA gene encoding 3-phosphoshikimate 1-carboxyvinyltransferase — MMDSYSKWIDGPVPSGRRVAGRVTPPSSKSLTHRYLNLALLARRPLVVERPLEAEDTLLFREALAAIGFAVEADGDRLRIRPPVAPATAADILCGNAGTMFRFVVASLATLPGAWRVDGVQRLRERPIAPLTAALAELGVELEGGDRAPLTVRGPSLAGGATKLDAGASSQYLSALLMAGQRATGPVTIEVSALTSLPYVDLTLQALADFGGRVEKLGAGRWRTVPSALDGCDRVRVEGDFSAVGYPAAAAALSGGEVTIDGVRRDSRQGDRGFLAVLETMGAEVQWNDGSVRVRGPAVLEGLTADLSAMPDQVPTLAALAPFARGVTRITNVPHLRVKESDRLAAMAEELTRVGATVEELDDGLVIPGVWADGPTPETPFETSSHGDHRIAMSLALVGLRRSAITIGQPAVVNKSYPAFWRDLARLLD; from the coding sequence ATGATGGACTCGTACTCGAAGTGGATTGATGGACCGGTGCCGAGCGGCCGCAGGGTGGCGGGCCGCGTCACACCGCCGTCGTCGAAGAGCCTGACCCACCGCTATCTCAACCTGGCGTTGCTGGCCCGACGTCCGCTCGTCGTCGAGCGTCCCCTCGAGGCCGAAGACACGCTGCTCTTCCGGGAGGCGCTGGCGGCGATCGGTTTCGCCGTCGAGGCGGACGGTGACCGCCTGCGGATCCGGCCGCCTGTCGCGCCGGCGACAGCGGCCGACATCTTGTGCGGCAACGCCGGCACCATGTTTCGGTTCGTCGTCGCCAGCCTGGCGACCTTGCCGGGAGCCTGGAGGGTCGATGGCGTGCAGCGTCTGCGGGAGCGGCCGATCGCCCCGTTGACGGCGGCCCTCGCCGAGCTCGGGGTCGAGCTCGAGGGCGGCGACCGGGCTCCGCTGACGGTGCGTGGACCGAGCTTGGCGGGCGGCGCGACGAAGCTCGATGCCGGAGCGTCGAGCCAGTACCTGTCGGCTCTCCTGATGGCGGGGCAGCGGGCGACCGGACCGGTCACGATCGAGGTGTCGGCGCTCACCTCGCTGCCCTATGTCGACCTCACCCTGCAAGCGCTGGCCGATTTCGGCGGGCGGGTCGAGAAGCTCGGTGCGGGCCGCTGGCGCACCGTGCCGAGCGCTCTCGATGGTTGCGACCGGGTACGGGTCGAAGGCGACTTTTCCGCCGTTGGTTACCCGGCCGCCGCGGCGGCCCTGAGCGGTGGAGAGGTCACCATCGACGGTGTTCGTCGCGACAGCCGACAGGGGGATCGGGGCTTCCTCGCGGTGCTCGAGACGATGGGGGCAGAGGTGCAGTGGAACGACGGCTCGGTGCGGGTGCGCGGCCCGGCCGTCCTCGAGGGGCTGACGGCGGACCTTTCGGCGATGCCCGACCAGGTTCCCACCTTGGCGGCCCTGGCGCCCTTCGCCCGCGGCGTCACGCGGATCACCAACGTGCCCCACCTGCGGGTCAAGGAAAGCGACCGCCTGGCCGCCATGGCCGAGGAGCTGACGCGGGTCGGCGCGACCGTCGAGGAGCTCGACGATGGCCTGGTGATTCCGGGAGTTTGGGCCGACGGGCCGACTCCCGAGACGCCGTTCGAGACCTCCTCCCACGGCGATCATCGCATCGCCATGAGCCTGGCCCTGGTCGGCCTGCGGCGCTCCGCGATCACCATCGGCCAGCCGGCGGTGGTGAACAAGTCGTACCCGGCCTTTTGGCGCGATCTCGCTCGCCTCTTGGACTGA
- a CDS encoding MBL fold metallo-hydrolase has protein sequence MGLRATFLGTGTSTGVPVIACSCDVCRSSDGRNRRLRSSLLVESPEVVLWIDTTPDFRQQALRQGVERIDAVLFTHAHADHIFGLDDLRVFNFRQRAAIPCHGSVATLEALRRTFAYIFEPGCEGGGKPQIELVPVTGGFRLGDLEVQPVPVFHGSLEVLGFRFTAGSASLAYVTDCSRIPVTSEDLLTGVDTLILGALRYRSHPTHFTVEEAIAAAQRLAARRTFLTHLSHEVDHAAPRIELPPEVAFAHDGLVLEVD, from the coding sequence ATGGGACTTCGCGCCACCTTTCTGGGAACCGGTACCTCGACCGGCGTGCCCGTGATCGCCTGCTCCTGCGACGTCTGCCGGTCGTCCGACGGGCGCAATCGCCGGCTACGATCGAGCCTGCTGGTCGAGAGCCCCGAGGTGGTGCTCTGGATCGACACCACGCCTGACTTTCGCCAACAGGCGCTGCGTCAGGGGGTCGAGCGCATCGATGCGGTGCTCTTCACCCATGCCCACGCCGACCACATCTTCGGCCTCGACGACCTGCGGGTGTTCAATTTCCGCCAGCGAGCGGCGATTCCCTGCCACGGCTCGGTGGCCACGCTGGAGGCTCTTCGGCGTACCTTTGCCTACATCTTCGAGCCCGGTTGCGAGGGCGGCGGCAAGCCCCAGATCGAGCTTGTACCGGTCACCGGAGGATTCCGTCTCGGGGACCTCGAAGTGCAGCCGGTGCCGGTATTTCACGGCTCCCTCGAGGTGCTCGGTTTCCGCTTCACGGCGGGCTCCGCCTCGCTCGCCTATGTCACCGACTGCTCACGCATTCCGGTCACCAGTGAAGATCTCCTGACGGGCGTCGACACGTTGATCCTGGGGGCCTTGCGCTATCGTTCCCATCCGACCCATTTCACCGTCGAGGAGGCCATCGCCGCGGCCCAGCGATTGGCCGCCCGGCGCACCTTCTTGACCCATCTCTCGCACGAGGTCGATCACGCGGCACCGCGGATCGAGCTGCCGCCGGAGGTCGCCTTCGCCCATGATGGACTCGTACTCGAAGTGGATTGA